A stretch of the Alnus glutinosa chromosome 6, dhAlnGlut1.1, whole genome shotgun sequence genome encodes the following:
- the LOC133871051 gene encoding uncharacterized protein LOC133871051 encodes MGTKIEYAVNILEASLNNNSFTVHCVDDWEHLQNKGLKGNFFRTEVDNFEDSMDKKLGKHNIEHIKRTMQTHEDVFKYQVRELHRLYSLQKMQMDELKKELKQNRCWSTSMSNNSDINHSHFINPHHPTTQTACGFSFNLQRLREDPSSRERSGSCSGDTMRMARGFDLERPAEEDISTGVSAAIDEDQAAGPNFHNMPPSTHKLSIDGSDEDSDVELTLSIGGRLSKKALQSYQPKLGICESSHMGIRELDSLASFKSDRGEDFSDPTTPMSSSSATFDQETNRPHWLFQGLKLE; translated from the exons ATGGGAACTAAAATTGAATACGCAGTCAATATCTTAGAAGCCTCACTAAACAACAACAGCTTTACTGTGCATTGTGTGGATGATTGGGAGCACTTGCAGAATAAAGGGCTGAAGGGAAACTTCTTTAGGACTGAAGTTGACAACTTTGAGGACTCCATGGACAAGAAGCTTGGAAAGCACAACATAGAACACATCAAAAGGACAATGCAAACGCATGAAGATGTCTTCAAATACCAG GTACGGGAACTCCACAGGCTCTACAGTCTGCAAAAGATGCAAATGGATGAGCTGAAAAAAGAACTGAAGCAAAACAGATGTTGGAGTACTTCCATGAGTAACAACTCAGATATAAACCACTCTCACTTCATTAATCCCCACCATCCAACAACACAAACGGCTTGTGGATTTAGTTTCAATCTTCAAAGATTGAGAGAAGATCCAAGCTCAAGGGAGAGAAGTGGCAGTTGCTCTGGAGACACCATGAGAATGGCAAGGGGTTTTGATCTTGAAAGGCCTGCTGAGGAAGACATCTCAACAGGAGTCAGTGCCGCCATCGATGAAGACCAAGCTGCAGGGCCAAACTTCCACAATATGCCACCCAGTACTCATAAGTTGAGCATTGATGGTTCTGATGAAGATAGTGATGTGGAGCTGACATTAAGCATTGGTGGTAGATTGAGCAAGAAGGCACTGCAATCCTACCAGCCCAAACTAGGAATCTGTGAGTCATCCCATATGGGAATTAGGGAGCTTGATTCATTGGCCTCTTTTAAATCAGATCGAGGAGAGGATTTCAGTGACCCCACGACCCCCATGAGTAGCTCTAGTGCCACATTTGATCAGGAAACAAACCGGCCACATTGGCTTTTCCAAGGTTTAAAGCTAGAATAA